In Erinaceus europaeus chromosome 10, mEriEur2.1, whole genome shotgun sequence, one DNA window encodes the following:
- the INPP5E gene encoding phosphatidylinositol polyphosphate 5-phosphatase type IV, producing the protein MPARLWSLGYSEPAPQQPEDTMFKGWLPNTDKDLTSNPGSPPTSNCQGPEKSPALPSNISAKSHDDPQTKAKLFAPKPPPMRPRLERALSLDEKSWRRRRFRTSQEDLDSQNGTSPSRGSLKEEPSGPSTHCGPLPCLSTSLQEIPTSRRAPSNAGGNPTSWGSCLSGMISTSLDVLHRDGVGSTPRLASMLAPRSLPAMDLNVTSDSLRTANKVDANHADYKLGLQARLFRAHSSLGPGLPPSPLSFDNCSLRSAKSSFSLLAPIRAKDVRSRSYLEGSLLASGALMGAEELARYFPDRNLALFVATWNMQGQKELPTNLDELLLPAEADFAQDLYVVGVQEGCSDRREWETRLQETLGPHYVMLYSTAHGALYMSVLIRRDLIWFCSEVESSTVTTRIVSQIKTKGALGVSFTFFGTSFLFITSHFTSGDGKVNERLLDYTKTVQGLTLPKNVPETSPYRSDSADVTSRFDGVFWFGDFNFRLSSGRAAVEAILKQDVGARVPALLQHDQLTREMRKGSIFKSFQEPDIHFLPSYKFDIGKDSYDTTSKQRTPSYTDRVLYRSRHKDDICALKYASCPGVKTSDHRPVYGLFRVKVRPGRDNIPLAAGKFDRELYLLGIKRRISKEIQRQQALKSQNSSAICTVS; encoded by the exons ATGCCGGCCAGGCTGTGGAGCCTGGGGTACTCGGAGCCAGCTCCCCAGCAGCCTGAGGACACCATGTTCAAGGGTTGGCTGCCCAACACTGACAAAGACCTCACCTCCAACCCGGGGTCCCCACCCACTAGCAACTGTCAGGGTCCTGAGAAGAGCCCAGCTCTCCCTTCAAACATCTCAGCCAAGAGCCATGATGACCCACAGACTAAGGCAAAACTCTTTGCCCCGAAACCACCACCAATGAGGCCCCGGCTGGAACGTGCTCTGTCCCTGGATGAGAAAAGTTGGAGGAGGAGACGTTTTCGGACCAGCCAGGAGGACCTGGATTCCCAGAATGGGACCAGCCCATCCAGGGGCTCCCTGAAGGAGGAGCCCTCTGGGCCTTCCACCCACTGTGGCCCCCTACCCTGCCTAAGCACATCCCTGCAGGAAATCCCCACCTCACGCAGAGCCCCCAGCAATGCGGGTGGGAACCCCACCTCATGGGGTAGCTGCTTATCGGGCATGATCAGCACCTCCTTGGACGTCCTGCACCGTGACGGGGTGGGGAGCACCCCTCGGCTGGCCAGCATGCTGGCTCCACGCTCGCTGCCCGCCATGGACCTGAATGTGACCTCAGACTCCTTGCGCACGGCCAACAAGGTTGATGCCAACCATGCTGACTACAAGCTTGGCCTTCAGGCCCGGTTGTTCAGGGCTCATAGCAGCCTGGGCCCTGGTCTTCCCCCAAGCCCTCTGTCTTTTGACAACTGTTCCCTTCGTTCAGCCAAGTCCTCCTTCAGCCTTCTGGCACCCATTCGAGCCAAGGATGTTCGCAGCAG GAGCTACCTGGAGGGAAGCCTCCTGGCAAGCGGGGCCCTGATGGGGGCCGAGGAGCTGGCCCGCTACTTCCCAGACCGGAATCTGGCACTCTTCGTGGCCACTTGGAACATGCAGGGCCAGAAA GAGCTCCCTACAAACCTGGACGAGCTCCTGCTGCCTGCTGAGGCCGACTTTGCACAGGACCTGTATGTGGTCGGGGTCCAGGAGGGCTGTTCGGACAG GCGGGAATGGGAGACCCGCCTGCAGGAGACTCTGGGCCCCCACTACGTGATGCTGTACTCCACAGCCCACGGGGCGCTCTACATGTCTGTGCTCATCCGCAGGGACCTCATCTGGTTCTGCTCAG AGGTGGAGAGCTCCACAGTGACCACGCGCATCGTGTCTCAGATCAAAACCAAGGGCGCCTTGGGTGTCAGCTTCACATTTTTTGGCACCTCCTTCCTCTTCATCACATCCCACTTCACCT CGGGAGATGGGAAGGTGAACGAGCGGCTGCTGGACTACACCAAGACCGTGCAGGGCCTCACCCTGCCCAAAAATGTGCCGGAAACCAGCCCCTATCGCTCAGACTCAG CGGATGTCACCAGCCGGTTCGATGGGGTGTTCTGGTTTGGAGACTTTAACTTCCGCCTGAGCAGTGGGCGTGCGGCTGTGGAGGCCATCCTGAAGCAGGATGTGGGGGCCAGGGTGCCAGCCCTGCTGCAGCATGACCAGCTCACCAGGGAAATGAGGAAAG GGTCCATCTTCAAGAGCTTCCAGGAGCCAGACATCCACTTTCTCCCATCTTACAAGTTTGACATTGGGAAGGATTCCTACGACACCACCTCCAAGCAGAGGACACCCTCCTACACT GACCGGGTCCTGTACAGAAGCCGCCACAAGGACGATATCTGTGCCCTCAAGTATGCCTCCTGCCCCGGTGTTAAGACATCTGACCACCGCCCTGTGTATGGCTTGTTCCGGGTGAAAGTGAGGCCAGGAAGAGACAA TATCCCGCTGGCTGCAGGCAAGTTTGATCGGGAATTGTACTTACTAGGAATTAAAAGGCGGATTTCCAAAGAGATCCAGCGACAACAGGCACTGAAGAGTCAGAACTCCAGTGCCATCTGCACTGTCTCCTGA
- the PMPCA gene encoding mitochondrial-processing peptidase subunit alpha → MAAVVLVATRLLRGTGAWGHSRLRFGTRTCRQFSSGAAYPSVPLSFPLPGVPTPVFATVDGQEKFETKITTLDNGLRVASQNKFGQFCTVGILINSGSRYEAKYPSGIAHFLEKLAFSSTDRFDSKDEILLALEKHGGICDCQTSRDTTMYAVSADSKGLDTVVGLLADVVLYPRLTDEELEMTRMAVRFELEDLNMRPDPEPLLTEMIHEAAYRENTVGLHRFCPIENLPKIDREVLHSYLRNYYTPDRMVLAGVGVEHEHLVDCARKYLLGAQPAWGSGDTVNVDRSVAQYTGGLVKLERDMSNVSPGPTPFPELTHIMIGLESCSFLEEDFIPFAVLNMMMGGGGSFSAGGPGKGMFTRLYLNVLNRHHWMYNATSYHHSYEDTGLLCIHASADPRQVREMVEIITKEFILMGGTVDVVKLERAKTQLMSMLMMNLESRPVIFEDVGRQVLATRSRKLPHELCELICNVQPEDIKRVTSKMLRGKPSVAALGDLSDLPTYEHIQSALSSRNGRLPRTYRLFR, encoded by the exons ATGGCGGCGGTGGTACTGGTGGCGACTCGGTTGCTGCGCGGCACGGGCGCATGGGGCCACTCGCGGCTGAG gTTTGGAACGCGGACATGCAGACAGTTTAGTAGTGGTGCTGCCTATCCCAGTgttcccctctcttttcccttaccTGGAGTGCCTACGCCTGTTTTTGCTACAGTTGATGGACAGGAAAAGTTTGAAACCAAAATCACCACCCTGGATAATGGGCTTCGTGTGGCATCCCAAAATAAATTTGGACAGTTCTGTACAGTAGGAA ttCTTATTAATTCAGGATCAAGATATGAAGCAAAATATCCTAGTGGAATTGCTCACTTTTTGGAAAAATTAGCATTTTCG TCTACTGATCGATTTGACAGCAAAGATGAAATCCTGCTTGCCTTGGAAAAACACGGAGGTATTTGTGACTGCCAGACATCAAg agaCACTACCATGTATGCTGTATCCGCTGATTCTAAAGGCCTGGACACAGTGGTGGGCTTACTGGCTGATGTGGTCCTGTACCCTCGGCTAACAG ATGAAGAACTTGAGATGACACGAATGGCTGTCCGCTTTGAACTGGAGGACCTGAATATGCGACCTGACCCAGAGCCACTTCTCACTGAGATGATTCATGAA GCTGCTTATCGAGAAAACACCGTAGGCCTGCACCGTTTCTGCCCCATAGAAAACTTACCAAAAATAGATCGAGAAGTTCTTCATTCCTACCTAAGAAACTACTACACCCCAGATCGCATGGTTTTGGCTGGTGTCGGGGTAGAACATGAACACTTGGTGGACTGTGCCAGAAAGTACCTCCTAGGAGCCCAGCCAGCCTGGGGAAGCGGGGACACTGTGAATGTGGACCGATCTGTAGCTCAGTACACCGGGGGACTTGTCAAG TTGGAAAGAGACATGTCCAATGTCAGCCCTGGCCCCACCCCATTCCCTGAGCTCACACACATCATGATAGGACTGGAGAGCTGCTCCTTTCTG GAAGAAGATTTCATCCCCTTTGCTGTGCTGAACATGATGATGGGAGGCGGTGGCTCCTTCTCAGCTGGTGGACCTGGCAAGGGCATGTTCACCAGGCTCTACCTCAATGTACTCAACAG GCACCACTGGATGTACAATGCCACTTCCTACCATCACAGCTATGAGGACACAGGCCTCCTGTGTATTCATGCCAGCGCAGACCCTCGACAG GTTCGAGAAATGGTGGAAATTATTACAAAGGAGTTCATTTTGATGGGTGGAACTGTGGATGTGGTGA AGCTGGAGCGAGCCAAGACTCAGCTGATGTCCATGCTTATGATGAACCTGGAGTCCAGGCCGGTCATCTTTGAAGATGTAGGGAGGCAGGTGTTGGCCACCCGCTCCAGAAAGCTGCCTCATGAGCTGTGTGAGCTCATCT GCAACGTGCAACCAGAAGATATCAAGAGAGTTACCAGTAAAATGCTCCGAGGGAAGCCTTCTGTGGCCGCCCTGGGTGACCTGTCAGACCTGCCCACCTATGAGCACATCCAGTCAGCCCTGTCCAGTAGGAACGGCCGCCTGCCCAGAACATACCGGCTGTTTCGGTAG